AAGGCCAAGGGCGAGCTGGTGGAGGCCAATCTGCGCCTGGTGGTCAGCATCGCGAAGAAGTACACGAACCGCGGGCTGCAGTTCCTCGACCTGATCCAGGAAGGCAACATCGGGCTGATGAAGGCGGTCGACAAGTTCGAGTACAAGCGCGGCTATAAGTTCTCGACCTACGCGACCTGGTGGATTCGGCAGGCGATCACCCGTGCGATCGCGGACCAGGCGCGGACCATCCGCATCCCTGTCCATATGATCGAGACGATCAACAAGCTCGTGCGCACCAGCCGCTATCTGGTGCAAGAGCTGGGGCGCGAGCCGATGCCCGAGGAGATCGCCGACAAGATGGAGCTGCCCCTCGATAAGGTGCGCAAGGTGTTGAAGATCGCCAAGGAGCCGATCTCGCTGGAGACGCCCATCGGCGAGGAGGAGGACTCGCACCTTGGTGACTTCATTGAGGATAAGAGCGTTGTCAGCCCCTCCGAGGCGGTGATCAACATGAACCTCGCCGACCAGACGCGGAAGGTGCTGGCGACGTTGACGCCGCGCGAGGAGAAGGTTCTGCGGATGCGCTTCGGCATCGGCGAGAAGTCCGACCACACCCTCGAAGAGGTCGGCCAGGACTTCGAGGTTACGCGTGAACGCATTCGGCAGATCGAGGCCAAGGCGCTGCGTAAGCTGCGCCATCCCTCGCGCTCACGCCAGCTCAAGAGCTTCGTCGACAATTGATGCAGCCCACTGGTAAAGATCCGCTGGCGGGTCGTTGTTGCGCCTCGGTCGGGGGTGGCCGGAGCCCGCGCTGGGCGCGGCGGCTGGCGTTGACATTCGCCGGAAGGCGCGACAGATTGTCGCCGTTCTTGGTCGGCCGTCGCCTTCGGCGGTGGTCGTCGACCGGGGCAGGTTTCGAATAGGGCTCAGGGCCCATAGCTCAGCGGTTAGAGCCACCGGCTCATAACCGGTTGGTCCCTGGTTCGAATCCAGGTGGGCCCACCGTGCTGGCCAGTGCTGGCGAGACGGTGGCTGCGAGGGGAGCCGATCATTGCGCGAGGAGCTGAAGTTACTGGAAGAGCTGCAGGGGGTTGACCTCGAGCTGCAGGAGACCGACAAGGCCCTTCAGGCACTGCCTTTGCGTTTGCAGGAGCTGAAGCACGACGTCGAGAGCGTCGACGCCCTGCTGGTCCGCGAGCGCAAGCAGCTCGAGGACGTGCAGCGCTACCGCGGCGAGCTCGAGCAGAGCCTTCAGCGCGATCAAGATCAACTCAACAAGACCAAGGCGAAGCTGACCCAGGTCAAGACCTCGCGCGAATACATGGCGGTGCAGCGGGAGTTCGAGTCCAGTCGGCGGCTGATCAACGAGCGCGAGCTCGAGTTGGCCAAGCTCACCGGCGCGATCGATCAAACCCAGGAATCCGTCTTGCGCCACGAACAAGAGCTGGAGGGGTTGCGGACGCACTTCGGCGAGGAGGAGCAGGCCACCGCCACCCAGATGGCGGCGCTCGAGCAGCAGGTCGCCGGTCGCCGCGGCGAGCGCGCCGCCCTCGCGACGCGCGTCAGCAAGACCGTCGTCCGCAAGTACGAGCAGATTCGCCGCCAGCGTGGTGGCCTCGGTCTCGCGGCTGCACGGGAGGGGGTCTGCGGCGGGTGTCGCATGCATCTGCCACCGCAGCTCTACAACATCCTGCAGCGCGCCGAGACGCTGGAGCAGTGCCCCAACTGCCAGCGGATCGTCTACTTCCCCGACCAGAGCGAGGCGCCCGCGAGCGCGCCGTTTGAAGCGGACGCTGCGCTGAGCGCGGCCGTCGCCCCGGTTACCCTCGAAAGCTGAAGCGCCGGGCCCGCGTTGCCGCGCGCGCGTGCTCGACGAGCGCCGGCATGCGGCAGCGCCCACCCCGCCGTCGTTGCTCCCACCCCCTCCTTCATTCCTTCGTGCTGCGAAATCCCCGCGCGCCTTAATCATCGCCCGCACCGGTCGATGAGGAAGGCTAAGCAGGCATCAGGCCGGCCCCCGGGAGGGGCCGCCGCACGTCGCCGCTGGAGGAGCGCTCAATGTCTCAAGAGCAGACGAAGATCGAACAAATCTCGAAAATCTGTCGGCCGCAGACCGGAGAGGACGTCCCGCTGGTGCTCTTTCGGGCCTTTCGTCACTTCACGGCGGACTACGTCGCCCAGCTGCTCGGTAGGCGGGCGACGCTGGTGTTCCAAAACGGTGGCCGCGAGCTCGGCCGCGAGGCAGGCAAGCTGCTGAAGCAGGAGAGCCTCGACGACTACCTGCGTGCAGTCATCGGCTTCGTCCGCGACATGCGGATGGGCATCCTCCAGCCGCGCGAGCTGAGTGATAAGGCCATCATCCTCGGGCTCGAGGAGTGCCTGACCTGCGCCGGGATGGACAGCATCGGCAAGCGCATCTGCCACTTCGAGACCGGCTTCGTGGCGGGAATCGTCGAGAGCTTTCTCGGCAGTCGGGTGCGGGCCTTCGAGAGTAAGTGCAACGCCGCGGGTGAAGGCATCTGCGAGGTTACCGTCGATCTGACCAACAGCATGACCAACGACGCGCCCGGCGCCTGAGCGCCGCGGGCTGGATCACGGTTCGAGAACACCCAAGTTGATGCCCCATAGCGGGGGGGAGCGGGAGACACCATGGCAGTCGTGACCAAAGTCGAGCAAATGAACGGCGTGCTGCGCAACCTCGGCCACTCGTCGGCGGATATCATCGGGTCCGCGATTCTCACCTCCGACGGCTTCGTCGTCGCCTCGATGCTCCCCGCGGAGCTCAACGAGGAGATGATCTCGGCGATGGCCGCCACGCTCCTCGGCGCCGGCGAGCAGATCGCCAACGAGGTCGTCAAGTCGGGCCTGGAGCAAACCTTCGTCAAGGCGAAGGAAGGGTATGTCTTCGTCAACGCGATCACCGAGCACGAGGTGCTCTTGGTCCTCACGACCTCGCGCGTGAAGCTTGGCCTCATCTTCATGGAGGCCCGCAAGCGTTCCGAGGAGCTGCTCAAAGTCCTGTGACATGCTGTTGCCGACGAGAAAGACTCAGCAAGCTGCCCTGAGCGCCGTGCTTGGCTTCGGCTTCGCGGATCTCGCGCTGCTGATAGTGGTGCTCGGTCCGGCCATGCAGCGCGAGGACGACCTGGCCCGGTCCCGGCTGCCGGCGCCCGGGAGGCTGGCCGCCGTGCTGCGCGACGACCCGAAACGAGCTGCGACGCGGCTGCCTGAGGGGCCATCGGCAAGCGAGGAGGGTTTGACTCCCGCCGGCGCGCCGGCGGTTGCGCCGGCGGTCGCGCCGGCGGTCGCGCCGGCGGCGGTCGTCTCCGAAGGCCTGCCGGTGCTGCTCTTCGGGACGGGCGCCGCAGGGTTGACCAGGCCGATGCGGCAGACCCTGCGGGCCGTCGCCGCGACGATGCGCGCCTCGGACGACCTGCGGCTGCTGTGCCGCAGCCACGCCGATGCTCGTGGCACGACAGAGGCCAATCTGCGGCTGAGTCAGCGCCGCGCGCAGTCCGTCGCGGCCGCGCTGGTGCAACTGGGCGTGGCGCGCGACCGTCTGACGCTGGAGGCCCTGGGGGCCAGCGAGCCGGTGGACGCCGCGTCGACGCCAGCGGCGTGGGCTCGCAATCGCCGCGTCGAGCTGCGGTGGCAGTAGAGAGCGCGGCAGAGAGTGCAGTAGCGGCGGGTCTGAAGGCAGGTCTGAAGGAAGGTCCATGGATATCACCCAGACTGTAGCTGCAGCCTCGGTCGCCGGTGCAGCGCTCTTTTACGCGGGCGGCTATCTGACGCGCGCCCTGCGTCGTGGCGGCGGCCTGCCCGCCGACGATCCCGCTGCCGCCGCCGAGCCCGGGCCGCCCGCTGCGGAGCGCGACCGCCTCGAGCGCGAGCTGGCGCGTGCGCGCTCCGGGGTCCAGGCGGCGCAAGAGGCGCGGGATCGATTGCAGGCGGAGCGCGACGCCGTCGCTGGGCAGCACCAAGCAGCGACGAGCGAGGCGCAGCGCGAGCTGGCGCGCCTGCGGGCCGCCCTGGTGCAGCAAGAGGAGACCTCGGCAGCGCGCGGCGACGAAGCCAAACAGGCGCGGGTCGAGCTGCAGCGCCAGGTAGACGAAGCCAAACAGGCGCGGGTCGAGGTCAAACGCAAGGCAGAGGAGACCGCCAGGCTGCAGGCCGAGCTGCAGCGGCTTGGCGGTGAGGCCGAGCGCGCGCATGGCGCGCAGGAGCAGCAGGCGAAGGAGTTCGCGCAGGCGCGGCGTCGAGCCGAGCAGGCGTTGGCCGAGGCCGAGCGAAACGAGCGGCGCCGCCAGGACCTCGAGGTGGAGCTGGAGGCGCAGCGGGGCGCCCTACAGGAGGCCGTCAGCGCCGCGCAGCGGGCGAGCGCCGAGGGGCAGGCGCGAGCGGCGAAGCTGCAGGAAGACCTGAAAGCAGCGGAGGCGCGCGCGGCGCTGCGTGGCGCGGCCAACGACGCTCAGCGCCTCGAGCAGCTCCAGAACGAGCACGCCGAGCTGACGCAGCAGCTCGCGCAGCTCCGCGCCTCCAGCGTTCCGGCCGACGAGGTCGAGCAACTTCGTGGCAAGCAGCGCCACATGCTGGTCCAGGCGCGCATGATGCAGCAGCAGCTCGGCGAGATGGAGGAGCACGCCCGCGAAAACGTTGGCCTCAAGCAGCAGCTCGAGCGGGCGCAGACCGAGCTGGCCACGGCTGAAGCGCGCAGCCAGGCGCTGCGCCGCGCCGAGGCCCGGCTCTTGGCCGCTGGCCTCACGGTGGACGATGCGGCGCCGCCCCGACCGCTGACGGCCTCACCGACTTCGGCCACCGCACCACGCGCCAACGCCCTCGAGCAGCAGCTCGCACGGCTGGTGGCGCCGGGGGCGGCCCATGCGGTGGTGTTGGCGGACGAGCGCGGCCTGCAGCTCGCCGCGGCCGGTGTCGAAACCTATCATGAGGCGCTGGCCGTGCTCTCCGCCCACGTTGCGGAGCTGCATCATCGGGCCAGCGAGCTGCTGCCCTTCGGTGACGCGCGTTCGCTGCTCTTGGTCGATCGCAACGGGCTGAGCATCGGCGCTCAGCTCTTTCACGCGGCAGGCCAAGGCTTTCTGGTGGCTGCGTTGGGCTCCAGCCTGGAGCAGCGACAGGAGCTCGGGGAGGTTCTGGAGGCTGTCACGGAGATCGTCGAGCGCTGAGCGCGTCAAGGTCAGCGCGTGAAGGTGAGTGCATGAGATCCTATCGCATCCTCGTCGTCGAGGACGATGCCACCCTCGCCGAGCTCTTGCGCTGCATGTTGGAAGGTCGCGGCCACCGCGTGCGGGTCGCCTATGATGGGCGCCAGGGGGCGGACCAGGCGCATGCCTGGCTGCCGGACCTGGTGCTGATGGACCTGCACATGCCGGTGATGGACGGCCTGGCCTCGGCGGCCGCGATTCGGCAGCATCCGGCGACGCGCTGGGTGCCGATCATGGCGACCACCGCGCTCGATGATCCGGGCGACCTGCTCCGGGCGATGATGGCGGGGTTCAACCGCTACATCCGCAAGCCCTTTCGAGAGGAGCAGCTCTTCGCCGAGATCGAGGACCTGATGCTGACGTCGGAGCGGCGGCGCCGGTTGGCCGCGCTGGCCCTGACGCCCGCCCAAGCCCAGACCCAGGTCACGCTCGATCGCGACCGGCAACAGATTCTGCGCGAGCTGCTGGTGACGCTACAGCGTCGGGTGCACTGCGACTTCTTCGCCGTCGGGTGGACGCGGCCGGCGAAGTCCGGCCTGGTCCTGGTGGTGGCTGGCGAGACGGCGTCTTGTGAGCTGGTCGACGCCCTCGAGCAATGGGTCTGGGGCGAGGGGCGCGACGAGCTTCGACCCGAGCGCCTGGTGGTGACCGCCTCGCCGGCAGCTTCCGCTGGCGCTGAGACGGCGAGCGCCGAGCAGGGCCCGCGCGCGGCGGCGGCCTCGCCCCTCGAGCAGTCCGTGGCGTCCCTGGTCCACGTGCCCCTGCTGGTCTCGAGTGAGAGCAGCGGCTTGCTCCTGGTCGGGAGCTTCAGCACGCATGATTACGACGCGGCGGAGCTCGAGGCGATCGACGCCTTTTCCCAGGAGGTGGCGCGCGTCTGGCAGCACGATGTAACAGTCGCGGGGCAGCTCCTGCAGGCGAACGCCGACGATTCGATCGACGCGCTGATCGGCGAGATCGATGTTGCCGTGGTCGGACCGGTCGATCAGGCCAGGCGTTGGGCGGAGGCGATCAGCTGCGCGATCGGCGGTGTGCGGCTGAGCGCGGTGGCCGACAGCGAGTCGCTGGTGGAGACGGTCGATCCGCCCCTCCTGGCGCTGGTCGACCCGCGCTTGATGCCGGCGGTCGAGGAGGTCGCGAATCGTCGCGCGCGAGCGGGGCGGCGGGTGCTGCCCGCCATCGCGCTCGAGCCCGCGCTCCTCGAGGGCCCCGAGCGGCGGATGGGCGCCTTCGTGATGATGAGCCTGCTGCTGGCGCTGATGGACGGCGGCCGCAGCGGCTGTCTGCATGTCGAGCAGCGCGGCGGGGGCCCGGCCGGGATGATGGTGTTTCAGCGCGGGCGGGTGGCCTGGGCCATCTCCTTGGCCAGCGGCGTCTCGTTGCTCAAGATCATCTCCGAGGTCTGCGGCATCAACCCGGAGCAGCTGCGGTCGGTGGTGCGTCGCAGCGTTGCGGCGCGTGAGCGGCTGCAGCAGGTGCTGGTGGCCGAGGGTCTGGTCTCCGTCCCGAGCTATTCGGCGGCGCTCAAGACCTACCTGACGGCCAGCGTTGGCCATCTGCTGCAGGTCCCCCACCCGGACTTGCTCTGGTCGCGCGAGATCCGCGTGGCGCCGACCGACCTGACCTTCGATGGC
The Pseudomonadota bacterium DNA segment above includes these coding regions:
- a CDS encoding OmpA family protein produces the protein MPTRKTQQAALSAVLGFGFADLALLIVVLGPAMQREDDLARSRLPAPGRLAAVLRDDPKRAATRLPEGPSASEEGLTPAGAPAVAPAVAPAVAPAAVVSEGLPVLLFGTGAAGLTRPMRQTLRAVAATMRASDDLRLLCRSHADARGTTEANLRLSQRRAQSVAAALVQLGVARDRLTLEALGASEPVDAASTPAAWARNRRVELRWQ
- a CDS encoding response regulator; the encoded protein is MRSYRILVVEDDATLAELLRCMLEGRGHRVRVAYDGRQGADQAHAWLPDLVLMDLHMPVMDGLASAAAIRQHPATRWVPIMATTALDDPGDLLRAMMAGFNRYIRKPFREEQLFAEIEDLMLTSERRRRLAALALTPAQAQTQVTLDRDRQQILRELLVTLQRRVHCDFFAVGWTRPAKSGLVLVVAGETASCELVDALEQWVWGEGRDELRPERLVVTASPAASAGAETASAEQGPRAAAASPLEQSVASLVHVPLLVSSESSGLLLVGSFSTHDYDAAELEAIDAFSQEVARVWQHDVTVAGQLLQANADDSIDALIGEIDVAVVGPVDQARRWAEAISCAIGGVRLSAVADSESLVETVDPPLLALVDPRLMPAVEEVANRRARAGRRVLPAIALEPALLEGPERRMGAFVMMSLLLALMDGGRSGCLHVEQRGGGPAGMMVFQRGRVAWAISLASGVSLLKIISEVCGINPEQLRSVVRRSVAARERLQQVLVAEGLVSVPSYSAALKTYLTASVGHLLQVPHPDLLWSREIRVAPTDLTFDGTEIVMSSVFA
- a CDS encoding 4-vinyl reductase; this translates as MSQEQTKIEQISKICRPQTGEDVPLVLFRAFRHFTADYVAQLLGRRATLVFQNGGRELGREAGKLLKQESLDDYLRAVIGFVRDMRMGILQPRELSDKAIILGLEECLTCAGMDSIGKRICHFETGFVAGIVESFLGSRVRAFESKCNAAGEGICEVTVDLTNSMTNDAPGA
- a CDS encoding roadblock/LC7 domain-containing protein, with product MAVVTKVEQMNGVLRNLGHSSADIIGSAILTSDGFVVASMLPAELNEEMISAMAATLLGAGEQIANEVVKSGLEQTFVKAKEGYVFVNAITEHEVLLVLTTSRVKLGLIFMEARKRSEELLKVL